A region of Deltaproteobacteria bacterium DNA encodes the following proteins:
- a CDS encoding ABC transporter ATP-binding protein, whose protein sequence is MIRARGLAKAYDRLVAVDHIDLDVAPGEVYGFLGPNGAGKTTTIRMLVGMMKPTSGTVEIDGIDIAKNHIEAKSRIGFVPDRPYIYEKLTAMEFLHFVGGLFRMETSDIVRRGQELLELFTIDHVANELVSGFSHGMRQRLIMASAFLHRPKLIVVDEPMVGLDPRGMKLVKNLFREQARTGTTIFMSTHTLDIVEEVCDRVAIIHNGRIIATGTMEELRSEAGHSDRLEEIFLRLTDTEDMPDVAGVVNG, encoded by the coding sequence ATGATCCGCGCGCGCGGCCTCGCCAAGGCGTACGACCGGCTCGTCGCGGTCGATCACATCGATCTCGATGTCGCGCCCGGCGAGGTCTACGGCTTTTTGGGCCCGAACGGCGCGGGCAAGACGACGACGATCCGCATGCTCGTCGGCATGATGAAGCCCACGTCGGGCACGGTGGAGATCGACGGCATCGACATCGCGAAAAACCACATCGAGGCGAAATCGCGCATCGGCTTCGTGCCCGACCGCCCCTACATCTACGAAAAACTCACGGCGATGGAGTTCCTGCACTTCGTCGGCGGGCTGTTCCGCATGGAAACGTCCGACATCGTGCGCCGCGGCCAGGAATTGCTGGAGCTGTTCACCATCGATCATGTGGCGAACGAACTCGTCTCGGGCTTTTCCCACGGTATGCGGCAGCGCCTCATCATGGCGTCGGCGTTTCTGCACCGGCCCAAGCTGATCGTCGTGGATGAGCCGATGGTCGGCCTCGACCCGCGCGGCATGAAGCTCGTGAAAAATCTCTTCCGCGAGCAGGCCCGCACCGGCACCACCATCTTCATGAGCACGCACACCCTCGACATCGTCGAAGAGGTTTGCGACCGCGTGGCGATCATCCACAACGGGCGCATCATCGCGACGGGCACGATGGAAGAACTGCGCTCCGAGGCGGGACACTCCGACCGGCTGGAGGAAATCTTCCTTCGGCTCACCGACACCGAAGACATGCCCGACGTGGCGGGCGTGGTGAACGGATAG